Genomic DNA from Salvia miltiorrhiza cultivar Shanhuang (shh) chromosome 1, IMPLAD_Smil_shh, whole genome shotgun sequence:
ACCCTCGCACCCACACCTGTAACAAGTTTGTTGTATTTCTGGAGTTTGCTGAGATGTACTTGCTTCTTGTGGATGCGATGTCTTATGAAATCCTTTTCCATGACTTTGGAATCTAGCAATATGATTGTATCCACGACCTCGACCTCGACCTCGACCTCCTCTATGGGACCAACCTCGTCCACCACGTTGGGACCAATTCGCTTTTCCTCGGCCTCTCCCTCGACCACCTCTATAAGTGGTAGCATGTGCTTCAGGCACTGCTTGTGAACCAACTGGTCTTGCATTGTGGTTTCTCATCAAAAGCTGATTATGTTTCTCTGCTACAAGTAAAGCAGAAATGAGTTCAGAATACCTAGTATAATTCTTGGCCCTGTACTGCTGCTGGAGTACAAGGTTACTGGCATGAAAAGTAGATAGAGTCTTCTCTATCAAATCAATCTCTGTAACTTCTTGCTTACAGAGTTTCAGCTGTGACACAATACGGTGTAAGGTAGAATTGTATTCAATCACGGACTTGAAATCCTGAAAGCGTAAATTTAGCCAATCATATTGTGCCTGAGGGAGAATAATggccttttgttgatcaaagcGATCCTTCAGGGATTGCCATAGGACAACAGGATCCTTTTTAGTAAGGTACTCATTTTTTAAGTCCTTATTCAGATGATGACGCAAGAAAATCAAAGCTTTCGCCTTCTGGGCGGAGCTACATGAAGAATCGGGAACTATAGCGTCGCTCAGATCACATGAGGCAAGGTATATTTCAACATCCAAAGCCCAAGTCAAATAATTACCACCATCAAGAGCAAGCTCAGTGAATTCTCTTTTGTTGATATCAGACATATTCAAACTATAACAAATAATGAAAAGAAATAATTTCAATTACCAATAGGAAAAAAGACAATTatacataattatttttcaactaattcatttaataaataacaaacaataaatattataattgggagACGATCCTTAAGACGTAATAATTTCTATCccgtagggagaagatccttaagaaattaatACGCCTATCCCAACATATTAAACATATCtttgtttttattaaaaaatatatatatataagcagaATTTACCGAAAtaaactcaaataattaaaaaaaatcaacttaACATTGAACATTATTAATAAACAAAATGTTTGCCGTAAACAGAAGATGATTGGATGTAGATgaatttaaaacttaaattaatCGAGTTTTTACAGAAAAGTTTACTAGTTTTCAGAATTCCaatttgaatatatttaaaTGCCAAGTAAAGTAAATTCAAGTTTATAactgtagacaattaaatttgtcgtcgaattaaattgtgccacgtgtaaattcatgaattaaatattcaattatattttctattttattaaatgggattttattcctaattaaatagatatatatgattaatatttaatataatgaattaatgggcttattggccacctaaggccctaaggcccatacatggaggcccaaagcccataaagcccatgaagcccatctctaaaatctataaatagaggtgttggggtgctcattataAAAACGTGAAGGagtggaagatcgaagagcacaaagaattctctctagtatcacaagtagaagaggcggagaattggagagttcaagtattcttccaagtattcaagtatcttgaagaattctatctaacgttcaagtctccttcaaatcttcaatcgtttgagtattcaaatcttcaagtatccttcgaatcttcaagtatttgagcattcaaatcttcaagtatccttcaaaatcttcaagtattcaagtatcttcaaatcttcgagaatttcttcaaatgttcaagtattcctgcgaatctttgaagtgatcttcaagtatccaaagaaatcaagttcaaaagcttcaaggcattcttacaaattctaagaatgttctcaaatcaaatcaagttcaatgttcaatccaaaatcatgacttaagtcctttggattggcgtcatcaaaacaagtatttcaagaaccttcgagcttgttcaagaatcaaatggaagagaagaatcagaggattaactagagattgcaacccgcataaatctatcttcatatctatcaaattatctttgtaacgcattttgtattttatcaaattgaaatacaaaaaatttgtgtttacaataACATTCAATCTTGAGTTTTAAGAATTCTATCAAAAACCAACAGATGCACATTTATGCCTATGACTTCACGATGCGTTTGAttatataaaagtgggtattagACCACATTCTAAATTGAAGTTATTAATCAAGTAATTAAGCAGGAATCCTTCGATTTTGAAACAGGCATCacaaatttacaaccaaaataaaaCATGTCGTCATATCAGTAGATTGCCATAGAATGTTCATCTCTTAAATCCTAAAATTTAACCAACCTATTCAAATCAAAATCTTCGAACTTCACATCCaaccaaaaaaaattgataaactgaaaCTTGTTTAATACTATAACAAATCAATCATCAATCGGGCTTCTCAACAGAATTTTAATCGGACTTCAATTAGAATTTAAGtttcaaaaattcaaattcatattgtaaaattaccTTGCAAGAAAAACACGATTTTTTCTTATGGTCTATCTCCGTGTTCACTCAATTGGCTAGAgactcgtgctgataacgtgttgtAAAATCCCCTTTAATAAGCAATTCTAAAGTAAAGAATGGAAGATTCaaagagagaagagaaggagagaaagaagagagaaaaacagattctgtattctcattaaCCGTATCTTTCCgttccatcatatatatatatatatatatatatataatgtacaatatatagtaaataatattatttacaatacttactaaattaattatatgagtCACACACATTATGTGAAGAAAGTTGTATTGACTCAAACAATCACCCCGAGCAATCAATTTGTTTTTTCAAATTAGAAACCAATAAGTCATTggaataatatataaattattgttaaagaaaatgagaaaaatttcATTCATACGAACGTGCGTCAACTTGTCTACCAATATCTTCACCCTTATGACTCTCAATTATGCAAAAATTGATGTTTTTTTAGTTCAAATTCAAATCTTCATCAATAAAATGGGTAGTGATGCATATACTATAATTCAACTTTTGCAAAGTGTTTGTAATAATACAGattttttacttctttttttttttttgaaaaagtcCTCCAACCTCTCATTCTCACTCTTAACATCACGGAATTTTAAACGTAACTCGTAATACCTTAACAAATTCATTAATCCCATCACCATCACCATCTAAAATTATCAACTTTGAGAGAAGCTTCACAttccccactgaaaattatcaactccatgcaagtgtcatgatgacaaacacttccaccatggaggaacaactcttgaacttgacaaagatggttgaatctctaaccaagcacatccaagagcaagatgcccagattgcaaagcttaaaggagaaaaaggagattcaagccacgccaacaacgatagggaaggcgaagaaagcgaagaagatggagagaataacgatgaagaaatctccaaagacaaatcaaagaatgatggaaaaaggccttcaggaaaagacattctcttctcgtctggtggcctcattcccattgaccaactcaaagagttcatcgaagcaacaatgaagaataactccgatggaagctccaagtcatcgttaacttactccaagccatatactcggcgaattgacagtatgaggatgcctcttggctatcaaccaccaaaatttcaacagtttgatggcaaaggaaatccaagacaacatgtggctcatttcattgaaacatgcaacaacgctggtacttatggagatcatttggtcaaacagtttgttcgctcattgaaaggtaatgcctttgattggtacaccgacttagaatcaaactcaattgatagttgggaacaactggagcatgagttcctcaaccgcttctatagcactagaagaactgtcagcatggtggagctcacaagttcacgtcaattcaaagaagagccagtcattgactacatcaaccgatggagaaacctttgtctcaactgcaaggatcgattgtctgaatcatctgccatcgaaatgtgtattcaagggatgcattggggcttgcaatatattctgcgaggaatccagccaagaacattcgaggaactagccactagagctcatgatatggagttgagcatgatggcaagagggatcgaaggaccaccaatccaggagtctagcaaattcaagccagaattcaagaaaggagGAAAACCATATGACAAAGCACCAAAGAAGGAATCTATGGCAGTAAAAGCAACTTCTGTGAAAtttctaaagaaagaagttaatCAGGAAGACAACCAGAATGCTCCACGAGAcaatcagaactcttcccgagacatggggcaaagaagacttaccttgaaagaaatgcaacaaaagcaataccctttcttagactctgatgtttcaggaatttttgatgatctgctcaaagaaaagcttatcgagttgccagaaatgaagcgaccaacagggaggacagacgatccaaattattgcaaataccatcgtctggttgggcaccccatacatgattgcttcatcttcaaagacagggtcatgcggttagctcgagaaggcaaaatatctcttgaagaagacgCTACTGCTGTAAATATGATATCCACCGACTTGAATGATATAATAGAAGGTATTGGAGCTCTTTATGACACATCCAatcaagtagatgaagaacTTGAGGTAAACATGGATGAAGACAATGatgcattggcaatcacattctccaatgaagactTGCAACTTGGATTCGAACCTCATAACAggccattgttcgtgagttgttatacacaggagcaaaaggtcaatcgaattctcatcgatggaggctcggCAGTCAATATCttgccactaaggactttgaagcaattgggaaTCCAAGCAGAAGAGCTGTCAAACAGTCGATTGATGATTCAAGGTTTCAACcatgaagggcaaagagctcttggaaCTATAAGGCTGCGATTGCAGATGCAGGACATGGAGTCCACAGCGTTGCTTCATGTGATTGATGCAAGGACATCCTACAACATGCTTCTGGGTCGACCATGGcttcatgaaaatggtgttattccttctacattgcaccaatgcttcaaatactatcaaaatggcaccgtaagaaaagtggttggtgatcaCAAACCTTTCACAGAAGCAGAGTCACATTTCGCTGATGCTCAATTCTATTTGGGAAGAACTAAAGCAACAATGGTGGAAAGGGATGTACCACAGGAGAAGTCAGGATCCCGCCAAGAGAAAGAATCTCGCCCAAAGATGGAAGGTTTCACCATCCctttgactaagattgatgcCAAAAAGCCCATTCCTCAgtcactcaaagattttgtccaaccaaagcaaagtggcgccacagaacatggagatctctcagacaaagaactctcaaaacactttggtccgaaggcatacAAACTCCTTgtgaatgctggatacaatccCCAAGAAAGCTCCACGTCAAAATCTCATGTGAGAAAAACTGCTAATACAAGCCAAAATCCCAAGGCAGGCTTGGGATACATGGTGCAAAGCCCCATTCGTattgccatcaagagagccactgCTAACTATGCTAGCACCAAGCAAATCCTGAAATCTTCAAGCAATCGGAGAACCCAAAGGGTTTCTGTTTTCAAAAGATTGGATGAAAGAAAAGCTCAACGAATATCTGTCTTTAAAAGGCTTGGCAAAGGCAAGTCATGGAAAAAGGACGTGACAAAAAGGGCCAATGAATTGGACATAACCGAAAAGCTAAGGAGCTCGATTCCTTCTCGTATGAAGAGGTGTACCACTTTGCTCATATCATGTGGAAAAGAATTGAAGGCCAaaatgaagacaatcatctttACACGGGATGCCGAAGACGatgaagatagagagagtgtggcTTCATCTTACTACACTACTAATGGTGCTAACAATCCAATTTCTCATACTACTCAAGGTCAAGTGCGTTGTGAAGATATTGTTACATCAAACCATATCACCTCATGTGAAGAAGTGGTTGTCGAAGAAGAAGACGCTGAAATAGCTCCTCAACAGTTTGAAGAAGGAGTTAAGGCTATTGTTGATGAATTGAGAGAAATTAATTTGGGCACTATTGAAGATCCACGACCCACTTACATCAGCGCGTTGCTGACCGTTGATGAGGAATACTCATATATCGAATTGCTCAAAGAATTCAAAGACATCTTTGCATGGTCTTATAAGGAAATGCCGGGGTTGAGCTCCAAGATAGCTGTTCATCATTTAGCCGTTAGAAAGGATGCACGACCAGTCAAGCAGGCCCAGTGCCGATTCCGACCAGAATTAGTTCCTTTAATTGAAGCCGAAGTGAACAAACTCATCAATGTGGATTTTATTAGAGAAGTCAAATACCCAACATGGATTTCAAGCATTGTTCTagtaagaaagaaaaatggacAAATTCGTGTATGTGTTGACTTCAGGGACTTGAATGAAGCATGCCCCAAGGATGACTTTCCATTGCCAATTGCCGAATTGATGATCGATGCCACAACTGGGCATGAAGCATTAACCTTCATGGATGGATCTTCCGGTTACAATCAAATTCGCATGTCACCAAATGAGGAAGAGCTAACAGCATTTCGAACCCCGAAAGGAATCTATTGCTACAAAGTGATGCCATTTGGGTTGAAGAACGCTGGTGCCACTTACCAAAGAGCCATGCAGAAGATATTTGATGATATACTTCATAAAAATGTTGAGTGTTACGTGGATGATTTGGTGGTTAAGTCTAAAAAACGAAACAATCACCTGCAAGATCTACGAATGATTTTTGAGCGACTGAGAAAGCATCAGTTGAAAATGAATCCATTAAAATGCGCATTTGGCGTCAAATCCGGCAAGTTTCTTGGGTTCATTGTTCGCCATCAGGGGATAGAAATTGAACAAGCAAAGATTGATGCCATACTAAAAATACCCGAACCTCGAAATATTCATGACCTGAAAAGTTTGCAAGGGAAGTTAGCATACTTACGAaggtttatttcaaatttagccGGAAGGTGTCAACCATTTAGCCGAATTATGAAGAAGAGTATACCATTCGAGTGGGATGAGTCATGTAGAAATGTTTTCAAGAACATCAAATCTTACTTGATGCAGCCTCCTGTATTAGCAGCACCTGTGCCAGGACGCCCCTTGATTTTATATATTGCTGCTCAAGAACGATCCATGGGAGCTTTGCTTGCGCAAGAGAATGAAGGTGGAAAAGAGAATGCATTATACTACTTGAGCAGGACAATGACACCAAATGAGTTGAAATATGCTCCAATTGAGAAGCTGTGTTTGGCATTGATTTTCTCTATCCAGAAGCTTAAGCATTATTTTCAAGCTCACACTGTCCGCCTCGTATCTAAGGCAAACCCTTTAAAGTTTGTGATGTCCAGACCTGTTCTATCTGACAGACTTGCACGTTGGTACCTCCAACTGCAAcaatttgagattgtgtatgttCCTCAAAAGGCTGTGAAGGGACAAGTGTTGGCAGACTTCTTAGCAGACCACCCAATTCCGGCTGAATGGGAGCTAAGTGATGACCTCCCGGATGAAGATGCACTTGTAATCGATGTCGCCCTACCATGGTGGATGTTTTTCGATGGAGCATCTCATAAAGAAGGTGCTGGTGCCGGGATCGTGTTCGTGACACCAGAACATCAAGTGCTGCCATTTTCCTTCACTCTAACTGAGAATTGCTCTAACAATGTAGCAGAATATCAAGCTCTGATCCTCGGTTTGGAAATGGCGTTGAATATGCAGCAATCTCACCTCAAAGTATATGGTGATTCTAAATTGGTGGTTAATCAAATACTTGGACTGTATGAAGTGAAGAAACCTGAATTATTGCCATACGTCAAGTATGCTCGCAAGATCATTGAGTGGCTTGGAGATGTGGAAATCGAACATGTTCAAATTCCAGTGTGTGAAAGATGGGTTATACCACCTATTTTTGAAGAAGAGAAATGCGAAGAAATTGAAAGTCATCTTGTTGAGGTCTTCGAAATTGAGGAGGAAGATTGGCGCCAGCTGTTGGTCGATTACTTGAAGTATGATAAATTACCAAATGATCCACGTCGAAGGGTTGACATCCGACGGCGCGCCACTCGTTTCATTTTCTTCAAAGGGACGCTTTATAGGAGGTCTTTTGATGGAGTATTTCTCAGGTGCCTAAGTAGTGAGGAAACTGCTAAAGCCATGGAAGAGGCGCATTCTGGCATTTGCGGTGCTCACCAGTCAGGTCCAAAGCTGCACTTCCGAATCAAGAGGATGGGCTATTACTGGCCAACTATGGTGAAAGATTGTTTGGATTATGCGCAAAGATGTCAAGCCTGCCAATTTCATGCGAATCTGATTCATCAGCCACCCGAGCCACTACACCCCACAGTTGCATCCTGGCCTTTTGATGCTTGGGGCATGGATGTTGTTGGTCCATTGACAAAATCATCAGGGGGCATTTATACATTTTGGCAGCGACCGATTACTTCTCCAAGTGGGCTGAGGCGATACCATTAAGAGAAGTGAAGAAAGAGACCGTTGCTGAGTTTATCAAGACCAACATCATCTATCGCTATGGAGTTCCTCGCTACATCATAACTGATAATGGAACACCTTTCAGCAACACGGTGATAAACAAGCTTTGTGAAAAATTCGGCTTCAAGCAACGGAAGTCATCGATGTATAATGCACCGGCAAATGGGTTGGCTGAGGCATTCAACAAGACTTTGTGCAATCTGTTGAAGAAAATTGTTTCAAAATCAAAGCGTGACTGGCATGAACGTATTGGGGAAGCATTGTGGGCATATCGAACCACCTATAGAACTCCTACGCAGGCAACGCCTTACTCTTTGGTATATGGGGTTGAAGCTGTCATTCCTCTCGAGCAACAAATTCCCTCTTTGAGAATAGCCATTCAGGAAGGGCTaactgaagaagaaaatgcACGTCTGCGTCTAGAGGAACTCGAAGCTCTAGATGAGAAAAGGCTGGAAGCTCAGCAAAAGTTAGAATGCTACCAAGCTCGCCTCTCAAAGTCTTTCAACAAGATGGTGCGAGTGCGTTCTTTTCAAGTTGGAGATTTGGTCCTCGCTGTGAGGAGGCCAATCGTTGTCACTCATCGTGTTGGAAACAAATTCGTATCAAGGTGGGATGGCCCATATGTTGTCAAGGAAGTCTACACAAACGGAGCATACAGGCTTCTTTCTGATGACAACGTCAGAGTTGGGCCTATCAATGGCAAGTTCCTGAAACGTTACTATCCTTGAAAGGTGGTAGTAGTTGAAGcatgtacatatgtatatagtttaatgcaaaaaaaaaaaaataatagaaaaacagAAAAGCCAAAAAGATGAGTCAGATGAAAAACCAGAAATGGAGAAAAGCAAACAAAATGGAGTGTATGAAGAcagctccttgacgcacgagcctaaactgcatgttactcctggcccgcatgagtataaactgtgcacggcacccaatctcaaacacttgttgatcctatgaactacgttttgacttgatccctttcaaaagggtacgtaggcatcttagataatttctaagttcagtcataagttgtgtttgactcttttcaatttatatcatcaagttatgatttaagttgattatgtgaaacCAAAAGACGTTTCAttccaaaatagcaaaaaaaaaaaatcaagtcatcaaaagaagcacaagcatcgggagaagatgtcaaaatatccatGACAAACCAAATGAGAATCATCAAAAGAGGAATGATAAAAATGCAATATACTAAGCAAAAGGGTCTTGATCTCTCAAAATCTGCTGCATAGACTCTAGTGAAAGCTTCAAGGCTTCCAAATTCTTCAAGACCTCATCATTTCTCGAAGCCTCCTCAAGCTTGGCCAGGTCTTCCTTGAGTACCTTGACCTCACCACGAGTAGTCTTGAGTATCAGGCTTCGCTGCTCCAAAGACACCAACAATTCTTTCTTGCGTTTCTCCAACTCATCAAGATCCGCTTTTAAAGCATCACAATTCGCAGCATCCTTCTTCTCTTTGGCAAACTTCTCTTGAAGGCAAACCTTGACCTCTCGAACTTTGAGTGTGTGGCCTTCATTGACCTCATGAGAAGCCGACCTTACTTTATCAAAAGTGGTGGCTTTGGAGAATAGTTCATCAATACTATCTTCAATGTTGGAAAGGTCAAGACCACAAATAATCTTCATACGGGAAAGGCCACTCCGTATCTCGTCTTCAAGCGCCGATAGAAACTCGACTTTGGTTCTCTCAACCTTGTCACGAAGCTTTCCCCAGATGATCCTGCAGCACGACTTGAGTTCATCATCGATCATGCGTGTGGCATTGAACTCGGAAGGCGCCCCACATGATGGCATTGGTCGGGGGCGGGATTGTTTAGCAAGACAAGGAATCTCGTTTGACTTATTGGATTCAATGGATACACAGTCGATTGGTGAGCCCTTCTCAAGATTATTTCCAAACACTTCTTTCAAAGTCTACAAAAGGGCAAGAAGAAGATGCAATTAGAATGTGAAATTATATATCAATACGAAAAGAAGATAAGAGATGAGGAAAGACCTTGTTCACATCGACATCCACTAGAGTTGGCTCTTCCTCAACGTGACCCTCGGCCGATTTTGAGGACCCCGCaattctcttctttttccaATTACGCTCAGAATTGCTACTACCAGAATCAGCTATGAGGGTGGTAGAGACGACCTTCCTCTTTCCATCTTTGGAGTTGATTGCTTCTTCCTGATCTTTTCTTTTAAAAGTGATATGAGCCGGAGAAGAGATTTTGTTTTCAGAAGAAAATCTGTACGTCATATCCCACCAAGTCTTATAGTCGACTGAACAATGTATCTTCATATCCAAAGAAGATCGGGGAAAACATGCCCTTGATCGCGATCTGTGCAGCAAACACATGCGCCAAAGGTTGAGACCTTCTTCCAGAGATGTCCTTCGAATGTTCTGAG
This window encodes:
- the LOC131008527 gene encoding uncharacterized protein LOC131008527, translating into MISTDLNDIIEGIGALYDTSNQVDEELEVNMDEDNDALAITFSNEDLQLGFEPHNRPLFQLGIQAEELSNSRLMIQGFNHEGQRALGTIRLRLQMQDMESTALLHVIDARTSYNMLLGRPWLHENEAESHFADAQFYLGRTKATMVERDVPQEKSGSRQEKESRPKMEGFTIPLTKIDAKKPIPQSLKDFAYKLLVNAGYNPQESSTSKSHVRKTANTSQNPKAGLGYMVQSPIRIAIKRATANYASTKQILKSSSNRRTQRVSVFKRLDERKAQRISVFKRLGKGKSWKKDVTKRANELDITEKLRSSIPSRMKRCTTLLISCGKELKAKMKTIIFTRDAEDDEDRESVASSYYTTNGANNPISHTTQGQVRCEDIVTSNHITSCEEVVVEEEDAEIAPQQFEEGVKAIVDELREINLGTIEDPRPTYISALLTVDEEYSYIELLKEFKDIFAWSYKEMPGLSSKIAVHHLAVRKDARPVKQAQCRFRPELVPLIEAEVNKLINVDFIREVKYPTWISSIVLVRKKNGQIRVCVDFRDLNEACPKDDFPLPIAELMIDATTGHEALTFMDGSSGYNQIRMSPNEEELTAFRTPKGIYCYKVMPFGLKNAGATYQRAMQKIFDDILHKNVECYVDDLVVKSKKRNNHLQDLRMIFERLRKHQLKMNPLKCAFGVKSGKFLGFIVRHQGIEIEQAKIDAILKIPEPRNIHDLKSLQGKLAYLRRFISNLAGRCQPFSRIMKKSIPFEWDESCRNVFKNIKSYLMQPPVLAAPVPGRPLILYIAAQERSMGALLAQENEGGKENALYYLSRTMTPNELKYAPIEKLCLALIFSIQKLKHYFQAHTVRLVSKANPLKFVMSRPVLSDRLARWYLQLQQFEIVYVPQKAVKGQVLADFLADHPIPAEWELSDDLPDEDALVIDVALPWWMFFDGASHKEGAGAGIVFVTPEHQVLPFSFTLTENCSNNVAEYQALILGLEMALNMQQSHLKVYGDSKLVVNQILGLYEVKKPELLPYVKYARKIIEWLGDVEIEHVQIPVCERWVIPPIFEEEKCEEIESHLVEVFEIEEEDWRQLLVDYLKYDKLPNDPRRRVDIRRRATRFIFFKGTLYRRSFDGVFLRCLSSEETAKAMEEAHSGICGAHQSGPKLHFRIKRMGYYWPTMVKDCLDYAQRCQACQFHANLIHQPPEPLHPTVASWPFDAWGMDVVATDYFSKWAEAIPLREVKKETVAEFIKTNIIYRYGVPRYIITDNGTPFSNTVINKLCEKFGFKQRKSSMYNAPANGLAEAFNKTLCNLLKKIVSKSKRDWHERIGEALWAYRTTYRTPTQATPYSLVYGVEAVIPLEQQIPSLRIAIQEGLTEEENARLRLEELEALDEKRLEAQQKLECYQARLSKSFNKMVRVRSFQVGDLVLAVRRPIVVTHRVGNKFVSRWDGPYVVKEVYTNGAYRLLSDDNVRVGPINGKFLKRYYP
- the LOC131008525 gene encoding uncharacterized protein LOC131008525, with the protein product MSDINKREFTELALDGGNYLTWALDVEIYLASCDLSDAIVPDSSCSSAQKAKALIFLRHHLNKDLKNEYLTKKDPVVLWQSLKDRFDQQKAIILPQAQYDWLNLRFQDFKSVIEYNSTLHRIVSQLKLCKQEVTEIDLIEKTLSTFHASNLVLQQQYRAKNYTRYSELISALLVAEKHNQLLMRNHNARPVGSQAVPEAHATTYRGGRGRGRGKANWSQRGGRGWSHRGGRGRGRGRGYNHIARFQSHGKGFHKTSHPQEASTSQQTPEIQQTCYRCGCEGHWSRTCRTAKHLVEAYQMLQKNKKGKKIRSEIHHVSLPEANLEFNANDDDLMQLDLEDYGDQK